A DNA window from Vanessa cardui chromosome 16, ilVanCard2.1, whole genome shotgun sequence contains the following coding sequences:
- the LOC124536191 gene encoding transmembrane protein 223 → MSFLSYAPVILKRVAKLRYPINSTFSKLKNDKPYSSVVTKTIHDVNTNVVKDVILFKYENPKFYMYMNIFAVVQYMFWTYLGLFALQNLRDAPVDKSKITDDTPWYRKINLGENKYRNTLGAISIIIGTGSLSMIWMYTLKSVRLLILNKGGRHLTFVTYAPFGTNRIMKVPIEFVCCKDNRKSARVQLPLKVKNTFMHYMLDMRGEFKNPLLFDCTAGLKRIW, encoded by the exons ATGTCTTTTCTATCTTATGCTCCAGTAATTTTAAAACGAGTCGCTAAGCTGCGTTATCCTATTAACAGCACATTCAGTAAACTAAAAAATGATAAACCATATAGTTCGGTAGTTACAAAAACAATTCATGATGTTAACACAAATGTAGTGAAGgacgttatattatttaaatatgaaaatccaaaattttatatgtacatgAATATATTCGCCGTCGTTCAATATATGTTTTGGACATATCTGGGTTTATTTGCATTACAAAATTTGAGAGATGCTCCCGTTGACAAATCCAAGATAACAGACGATACTCCTTGGTATCGAAAAATTAATTTAGgcgaaaataaatatagaaatacatTGGGggcaatatcaataataatcg GAACTGGATCTCTGTCAATGATATGGATGTACACACTCAAATCAGTAAGGTTATTAATTCTTAACAAGGGTGGACGACATCTAACATTTGTTACCTATGCACCTTTTGGTACTAACAGAATTATGAAAGTGCCTATTGAATTTGTATGTTGTAAAGATAATCGGAAGTCCGCAAGGGTACAACTACCGCTTAAggttaaaaatactttcatgCATTATATGCTCGATATGAGAGGAGAATTCAAAAATCCTTTATTATTTGACTGCACAGCTGGTTTAAAAAGGATTTGGTAA